Part of the Musa acuminata AAA Group cultivar baxijiao chromosome BXJ2-7, Cavendish_Baxijiao_AAA, whole genome shotgun sequence genome is shown below.
GTTAGTAGGTTTCTTTATCATAGATAACAGAGTAGAACAAAAATGTTTCTTGAAGAAGATAATGTTAAACAAACATGAAAGCCTACCATACACATAAAATCAGCACAAAAATAAGTAGCAGAAACCTTCTTTCTACATTTCTTCTTATTGTAAGCTTTGCATTACTATTTTCCTttgtttttcttcattttttcctCGTTTTGGCATTAGTAATTTGCTATGCGTTCATGATTTTCTTACAAAGCAAATATTATTTTTGATGTTTGATCATCATTCTAGGATATGTGTTGTTCGTTTCAAGCATCGACTGTTTTTCctctattatttttcttaattctcTATTTAATGCAGTGGAGGAACCCCTAAGACCAACAGTGACATCCACCATCTTGCTAATGTGTGATGTTGTCTGGGTGCCACTTCCTTCTGTAACTTTCTCCCATTTGTAGGTGTTTGTGTTTACTTGGAACTTTATAGAGGGTATATGGTTGATGTTCTTCTTCAACTGAAGAAATCTTTATTGGTTTTTTGTGATGAGAGGACTAAATACTGTATAACTGAAGCTCGAATTCACTACaaattctcttgatttctcaatataacGACAGAGTTCAGATGTGAAGGCCTTGACCATTGTCAGAGACATTATAAGCCCACAATAATTACAGCTGCTTGTTTGGTTATGCTTTCCGAGTTGTCACCTGCTCGCTGCCTGGAACAGGAACAGAGTGCTATTTACTATTGTCCATGTTTGCCATACACAAAAATGGTTAATAGTTTTGGATAAAAAATCTGGTCTGTTGATGTTTGTCATATTTAAGTCTGATTATTCATGGAAAATTCTTAGATAAGACTACAGAAAAGAGACAAGAGCATGTGATGTTTGCACTATGAGCAACTGATACAGGAAGGCAAATAATCTTCGCATGCCAGTCAAACTGTAGACTTTATTATTCACATGATGATAATAGGCATGCACCAGCAATCTAAGAACTAAAAGAGTCTGGATTGTGATGTTTTAGTTATTTAAAAATAGGGATCATCAATGTTCCAAGTAATTTTTTTGCTAGATGAAGATCACAGCAGTAACATCTTGTCTTCCTTCATTTGCAGTAATTTGTGGAGAATTCTTGTTTTGTCTTACAATTTTTTTACTTCTTCTGGTTACTGACCACCAGAGCAGAACCCTCCGATTGCTAGTGTCTGGTGAAAGAattgttttgccctttctctttGATTGCAGGATCTTTGAGCCAAACATCAAAGATTTGGGATAAAGcatctctttttcctttttaagaTCTTATGTTCCTCTTTAGCAGAGCTGCGTGACTGTCCTAATAATGCTTGCTCAAAGCTTTAAACTACTACTGTTCACACTCTTGATCTTATTGTTTGTGCACTTCATCCTGTTCATAAGACATTTGCAGCCAAATATGGGAGTTCAGATAAAGCCAATCTTTGATGGCGTTAATTTTTTAGGTCCGATGCCATTAGGATCAATAATAAAGCCAACCAAACTAATtagttttatgttaattcttttttgGTTCTTTTACGCACTAAGCAGGAAAGAAGTTTGTTTCTTTGAAATATAATATTAGAGTGTAAGCATTTCATGAGGTATAATCCTTTGTAATCAGAATTATGTTAACATAATTTCCTGATTCATGCAATTATGGACATCATGTTGCTTTATGATCTATGTGCCATTTAGTTTCCTTCTCTTGTTCTCCGACCTCTGGCTTTCAACCTTTCTGATTCCATGGAATGATCAGTTGTTGCACTGGGAGCAATACTACAGCAGAAGGCTGAATCCACCATCCCAATTCCGACATTCTCTCCTCCTGAAGGTAACACAACGTTCGTCGAGGGCACTACATGGTGTGTTGCCCGCCCGGGGGTTTCTCAGTTTGACCTCCAGAATGCGCTTGATTGGGCATGTGGACTTGGTGCTGCTGACTGCTCACTTGTGCAGCCTGGTGCCACCTGCTACGAGCCAGACACACTTCTCAGTCATGCCTCCTATGCATTCAACAGTTATTACCAGCAGAACGGAAACTCCGATATCGCATGCTACTTTGGTGGAACTGCAATCATCACCAACAGAGATCCAAGTAAAACTCCTCATTCTCAAGTTCTCATAGTTTTCTATTCCAACAAACAGTCCAAGTAACAGACTGCTGCATTTGCTTGTCATGACAGGTTATGGTTCCTGCAAGTATCTCAGTTCAGGGTGAGTGCTCTTACATTGTTTGAACATTTCCATTGTCATGTCATTAGAGATATAACCAAAGCCTTGATCATGATAAAATTGTATGCTACGCAAATTTTTTATGCTCATCATTGATTACCTCcacatattttatcatcatacttGTTACTGAACCCTGCAGTGGTACTTAGCAGGCTTCCCTCATGAATGCAGGCCAGTTTCTGCTTCATCTCTGTGCCAGAGGATCTCCGCCTTGAAGATTTTGGGAATCTTAGtccttttatgtttaaacactagTTTATGATGCACCATTATAGGGTAATCAAGGTCCGCATCCTCTCTAATTGTAGTTGATTCCCTAGACTTTTTTGTCTATTTGGTCATGTTTAAACCTTCGGATGAAGCCAGTAAGTCTATTAGGTAGTCCAGTTTGGTTAAACGAATCTTCCATGATGATGAGCTTACTCGATGGATGATGCAGTGGTACTTGTTTGTATTGGTTATAGGTTTGTATCATGCGTATAAAGTCAAATATAGTCTGATTCATACCCAGAATGAGATATGAGATATTGACGCAAACATAAAACTGCAGGTCAATGCATTAGGTTCCTTCGAtccaaggtttgagagaaattatATGCCCAGACATAGCCTCAGGTGCAAGCAGGTTGCTTTTTCTATTTAAACTCATGGCAATGCTTGTTTCATTGGAGCAGTTTCACTAGGTTTCTCTTTCAAATGTTCCGAGAATTTATGTTATGTTAAATTTGCCGAGCCAGCAACATTCTTCTGGGAGAATGGAGCATGGATGCATCTTAGTGCAAGAATTCTGTGAAAATGGAATTCAAAGAAGCTCACTGCAT
Proteins encoded:
- the LOC108953380 gene encoding glucan endo-1,3-beta-glucosidase 13 gives rise to the protein MRSGEWILVYGFLMLDCYMVVALGAILQQKAESTIPIPTFSPPEGNTTFVEGTTWCVARPGVSQFDLQNALDWACGLGAADCSLVQPGATCYEPDTLLSHASYAFNSYYQQNGNSDIACYFGGTAIITNRDPSYGSCKYLSSGPVSASSLCQRISALKILGILVLLCLNTSL